A genomic window from Nosocomiicoccus massiliensis includes:
- the pcp gene encoding pyroglutamyl-peptidase I → MKLLLTGFVPFLNHKINPTEEIVKALDSETINGYTIETRVLPVDFKASEQELLKEIDERKPDAVIMLGLAAGRSKITPERIAINVKDGAKDNSGFAPVDQPIVEGGPDGLFSTLPIRKMVDTLNESYLPAKISNTAGTYLCNNMMYVALHEASRANDSFKAGFIHLPASHELAIENPALPSMSLDDLKRTVRICIEAL, encoded by the coding sequence ATGAAATTATTATTAACAGGGTTTGTTCCATTTTTAAATCATAAAATTAACCCGACAGAAGAAATTGTGAAAGCATTGGACAGTGAAACGATTAATGGGTACACGATTGAAACGAGAGTGTTGCCTGTTGACTTTAAGGCATCCGAACAAGAACTGCTAAAAGAAATCGATGAACGAAAGCCTGACGCGGTAATTATGCTCGGTCTCGCAGCTGGACGTAGTAAAATTACTCCAGAGCGAATTGCGATTAACGTAAAAGACGGCGCAAAAGACAACTCAGGTTTTGCACCAGTTGACCAACCGATTGTCGAAGGCGGTCCGGATGGATTGTTTTCAACACTTCCGATCCGCAAAATGGTAGATACGTTAAATGAATCGTATTTACCTGCAAAAATCTCTAATACGGCAGGCACATATTTATGTAATAACATGATGTACGTCGCACTACACGAAGCAAGTCGTGCGAATGACTCATTTAAAGCCGGATTCATACATCTACCAGCATCGCACGAACTTGCAATCGAGAATCCCGCATTACCAAGCATGTCGCTAGACGACCTTAAACGCACGGTTAGAATTTGTATAGAGGCGTTGTAA
- a CDS encoding EamA family transporter, giving the protein MASDKRVFGLISVILGASLWGIGGTATDWLFRNTPVNVDWYVTARLLISGIILVLFFLIVFKKKSTTVWDKYLVTRFVIYSIFGMTLVQYSFTATIGYGNAAIATVLQCTGPIYIILYYVFKKYINFTYKEVLVILFMIVGVVLIATNGNLTQLIVSPLALFWGILSGVALAYYTVHAGYLLLRMHPLELVGGSMLVGGILLNFKTPIWSLDFGYDWSAFEISILLFSILIGTTLAFLLYIGSLKYITSQEAGILGLLEPVMAVLTTVIVLGDVLELFQVVGIALILGITVFNTIASSKQSKKEANA; this is encoded by the coding sequence ATGGCTTCAGATAAAAGAGTGTTTGGGCTGATTTCAGTTATACTCGGCGCAAGCCTTTGGGGAATCGGTGGTACCGCGACCGACTGGTTATTTAGAAACACACCTGTGAATGTCGATTGGTACGTGACAGCAAGGCTTTTAATCAGTGGTATTATACTCGTTTTATTCTTTTTAATTGTTTTTAAAAAGAAGAGTACGACGGTATGGGACAAATATTTAGTCACTCGCTTCGTTATATATAGTATTTTCGGTATGACGCTCGTTCAATATTCATTTACAGCAACGATTGGATACGGGAATGCTGCGATTGCGACAGTGCTACAATGTACCGGACCGATTTATATTATTTTATATTACGTCTTTAAGAAATATATAAATTTCACTTACAAAGAAGTACTCGTCATTCTCTTTATGATCGTCGGAGTCGTTTTAATCGCAACAAATGGTAATCTCACTCAACTAATCGTATCACCACTCGCGTTATTTTGGGGTATTTTATCTGGTGTCGCGCTCGCGTACTACACAGTACACGCGGGGTACTTACTACTTAGAATGCACCCGTTAGAACTCGTCGGCGGCTCAATGCTCGTCGGTGGAATACTATTAAACTTTAAAACACCGATCTGGTCATTAGATTTTGGTTACGACTGGTCGGCATTTGAGATTAGTATATTATTATTCTCGATATTAATTGGAACGACACTCGCATTCTTACTCTATATTGGAAGTTTAAAATATATCACTTCACAAGAAGCGGGAATTCTAGGACTACTCGAACCCGTGATGGCCGTGTTAACAACAGTAATCGTACTCGGCGACGTATTAGAACTATTCCAAGTCGTCGGGATTGCACTCATACTTGGAATCACAGTGTTCAATACAATCGCATCATCAAAACAATCAAAAAAAGAAGCGAACGCCTGA
- a CDS encoding acyltransferase family protein — MNKKRITEIDALRGIAALLVVLYHYTFHYDRRFGHVASDYNTELFSFGHYGVQLFFIISGFVIFMSVSRGRSASDFLIKRAFRLYPAYIAAVVITFIVLSASSIDIQRTIQEMFVNMTMVQEFIGIRNIDGSYWSLRVEFTFYMMMALIILIDKEKVMPVVVTMLSVGMAIQLYSLIMSTDSAQFVERFSTANYIQLFVIGIMLHEIWIKGMQLKYGAVIIVAVMYDFIFEGVVNGLFTVSFISIFALVLNDKLKILNNKLLLYLGSISYPLYLIHQNIGYALIHVMEDYGLTHEIWIIIPVIISVLLAHCILYVVEKPSQNFLFKYYKSLRECNKKNVSSIP, encoded by the coding sequence ATGAATAAAAAACGCATTACTGAAATTGACGCACTACGAGGAATCGCTGCTCTTCTCGTCGTGTTATATCATTATACATTTCACTATGACAGACGATTTGGACACGTAGCAAGTGATTATAATACTGAATTATTTAGTTTCGGGCACTACGGTGTACAGCTATTTTTCATCATCAGTGGCTTTGTGATTTTTATGTCAGTTAGTCGCGGACGATCTGCAAGTGATTTTTTAATTAAACGAGCGTTCCGTTTGTATCCGGCATACATTGCAGCTGTAGTCATTACTTTTATCGTATTAAGCGCATCGTCAATTGACATTCAACGAACGATTCAAGAAATGTTTGTAAATATGACGATGGTTCAAGAATTTATAGGTATTCGTAATATTGACGGATCGTACTGGTCGCTTCGCGTCGAATTTACGTTTTATATGATGATGGCGCTCATCATACTTATTGATAAAGAAAAAGTCATGCCCGTAGTTGTGACGATGCTCAGCGTAGGTATGGCGATACAACTTTACAGCCTAATTATGAGTACTGATTCTGCACAATTTGTTGAGAGATTTTCTACAGCAAACTATATTCAGTTGTTCGTCATTGGGATTATGCTGCACGAAATTTGGATAAAAGGCATGCAGTTGAAATACGGGGCTGTCATTATCGTAGCCGTTATGTATGACTTTATCTTCGAAGGTGTCGTGAATGGATTATTTACAGTGAGTTTTATATCGATTTTCGCCTTAGTTTTAAACGATAAATTGAAGATTTTAAATAATAAATTGCTGCTTTATTTAGGAAGTATTTCGTACCCGTTATATTTAATTCACCAAAATATCGGATATGCGCTCATTCACGTCATGGAAGATTACGGTTTAACGCATGAAATATGGATCATAATTCCGGTCATCATTTCAGTGTTACTCGCGCATTGTATTTTATATGTAGTAGAAAAACCATCTCAAAACTTTTTATTTAAATACTATAAGTCGTTAAGAGAATGTAACAAGAAAAATGTATCTAGTATTCCATAA
- a CDS encoding thioredoxin family protein, with the protein MANNLTEWYDKALSAEEMRQQFTDLKEGFDNIYDNFSVKEDEHKDELQEKNFKVLGIIEPWCAHCMLNTPILLRLTEAYDFEAKFVLRDENLNLMEQYQTNGKNIIPIYVVLDENNNEIGKWGPFAPEVKKTSDEAKKHIPSKDDPTYDEKFKKVIGELREQFKSDEALWEAAYKDIQKTLLDA; encoded by the coding sequence ATGGCAAACAATTTAACAGAGTGGTACGACAAAGCGTTATCAGCTGAAGAGATGCGTCAACAGTTTACGGATTTAAAAGAAGGATTCGATAATATTTACGATAATTTTAGCGTAAAAGAAGATGAGCATAAAGACGAGTTACAAGAAAAGAACTTTAAAGTGCTCGGTATTATCGAGCCGTGGTGTGCGCATTGTATGTTAAATACACCAATTTTACTTCGACTCACTGAAGCGTATGACTTTGAAGCGAAGTTTGTATTAAGAGATGAAAACCTCAATCTCATGGAGCAATATCAAACAAACGGTAAAAACATCATTCCAATTTACGTTGTTTTAGATGAAAATAATAATGAGATTGGAAAATGGGGACCATTTGCACCAGAAGTGAAGAAAACTTCAGACGAAGCGAAAAAGCATATCCCAAGTAAAGATGACCCAACTTACGATGAGAAGTTTAAAAAGGTCATCGGTGAACTTAGAGAACAGTTTAAATCTGATGAGGCGCTATGGGAAGCGGCATATAAAGATATTCAAAAAACATTATTAGACGCTTAA